A DNA window from Gemella massiliensis contains the following coding sequences:
- a CDS encoding DDE-type integrase/transposase/recombinase, producing MKTIITENIEKTQRYIPHTLQTRIAAVKTYRNGNSIRFVCRRYKISKASLLRWNKKYDGTKESLIDKSHRPHSIHPNAHTVEELSWIKNLIKRNPNISMIELYAKLKFNKGYKRHPCSLFRVLRKLGFYKDTKKKVIPYKPKPYNTPTEIGKKWQLDVKYVPKRCYVGEIPDKFYQYTIIDEATRERFIFPFKEQSSYSTVQFVKMAIDYFGYKPKIIQTDNGFEFTHFKDTKRIHPFDVLCNNLGIKHQLIRPRTPRHNGKVERSHRNDNERFYRRLSFFSYDDLISQMKKYLYRSNRLPMQTLNWLSPVEKRKELRKESIKICRL from the coding sequence ATGAAAACTATTATAACAGAAAATATAGAAAAAACACAACGATATATACCTCATACTTTACAAACAAGAATAGCTGCAGTTAAAACTTATAGAAACGGTAACTCTATTCGTTTTGTTTGTAGGCGCTATAAAATATCAAAAGCCTCTCTTTTGCGTTGGAATAAAAAATATGACGGTACTAAAGAGTCTCTTATAGATAAGTCTCATAGACCTCATTCCATTCACCCTAACGCCCATACAGTTGAAGAATTGTCTTGGATTAAAAATCTTATTAAACGTAATCCTAATATTTCTATGATTGAATTATATGCTAAACTTAAATTCAACAAAGGTTATAAAAGACATCCTTGTTCTTTATTTAGAGTGCTTAGAAAATTAGGTTTTTATAAAGATACTAAGAAAAAAGTAATTCCTTATAAACCTAAACCCTATAATACACCTACTGAAATTGGTAAAAAATGGCAACTTGATGTGAAATATGTTCCTAAACGTTGTTATGTAGGAGAAATTCCTGATAAATTTTATCAATATACTATCATTGATGAAGCTACTAGGGAAAGATTTATTTTCCCTTTTAAAGAACAATCATCATACTCTACTGTTCAATTTGTTAAAATGGCTATTGATTATTTTGGGTATAAACCCAAGATAATTCAAACTGATAATGGTTTTGAATTTACACATTTTAAAGATACTAAACGAATACACCCTTTTGATGTATTGTGTAATAATCTTGGCATTAAACATCAACTTATTAGACCTAGAACTCCTAGACATAACGGTAAGGTTGAACGTAGTCATAGAAATGATAATGAACGTTTTTACAGGCGTTTATCTTTCTTTTCGTATGATGATCTTATATCTCAGATGAAAAAGTATCTATATCGCTCTAACCGTCTTCCTATGCAGACTTTAAATTGGCTTTCTCCTGTTGAAAAAAGAAAAGAGTTACGGAAAGAGTCTATAAAAATATGCCGGCTTTAA
- the pip gene encoding prolyl aminopeptidase, which yields MGELRTLYPEIKENFSKMLKVDDTHTIYYEESGNPEGIPVIFLHGGPGGGTTPTGRRFFDPTAYRIILLDQRGSGKSTPRACLENNDTWHIIDDMEKVRKVLNIDKWLVFGGSWGTTLALCYAVKHPEKMLGLVLRGIFLGRREDIEWLYEKGGVSEIFPEAFERYTSIIPQEERDDIIGAYYKRLTSADRKIREEAAREWSIWEGSVMTLYPIPNVEESAGEINFAISVATIECHFWMNNMFWGGDDNWLLNNVEAIKDIPTFIVHGRYDVDCRPINAYELSKRLNNCELEFVISGHASSEPAIVDALVRATDNFKETLKLR from the coding sequence ATGGGGGAGCTAAGGACGTTATATCCAGAAATTAAAGAGAATTTTTCAAAAATGCTCAAGGTGGATGATACGCATACGATATATTATGAAGAAAGCGGTAATCCCGAGGGAATACCGGTAATCTTTTTGCATGGCGGACCGGGCGGAGGCACGACGCCGACAGGAAGACGGTTTTTCGACCCTACAGCGTATAGAATTATTCTCTTAGACCAACGTGGAAGTGGAAAATCGACACCACGTGCATGTTTAGAGAATAACGATACGTGGCATATTATCGACGATATGGAAAAAGTCCGTAAAGTATTGAATATTGATAAATGGCTTGTTTTTGGTGGTAGTTGGGGGACAACATTAGCATTATGTTATGCTGTTAAACACCCTGAAAAAATGCTTGGACTAGTGTTAAGAGGGATTTTCTTAGGACGTCGAGAAGATATTGAGTGGCTTTATGAAAAAGGAGGCGTAAGCGAGATTTTTCCGGAAGCCTTTGAACGCTATACATCAATTATTCCACAAGAAGAACGTGATGATATAATAGGTGCATACTATAAACGCTTGACAAGTGCTGATAGAAAAATACGTGAAGAAGCTGCACGTGAATGGAGTATCTGGGAAGGCAGTGTAATGACATTATACCCAATACCAAACGTTGAAGAGAGTGCGGGGGAAATTAATTTCGCTATATCGGTGGCAACTATTGAGTGCCATTTTTGGATGAATAATATGTTTTGGGGCGGTGACGATAACTGGTTATTAAATAACGTAGAAGCGATTAAAGATATTCCAACATTTATCGTGCATGGTCGTTACGATGTGGATTGTCGTCCGATTAATGCGTATGAGTTAAGCAAACGACTAAATAATTGTGAGTTGGAGTTTGTTATTTCCGGACATGCATCGTCGGAACCGGCGATTGTGGATGCATTGGTGCGTGCGACCGATAATTTTAAAGAAACATTAAAATTAAGATAA
- a CDS encoding peptide MFS transporter → MSEVAVKKGKPWSFYMSSITFSFERAAYYSSRWLLFTYVTVAVISGGMGESGLGLGKVEGAAMQSNIVAFTYLAPVLFGFIADRFLGARYLIPVGLLLMALGYGYAGYVGTYSAMWVMIVLVSIGTGFFKGNIQALVGRIFDGDQSRKDDAFSTMYSFINIGSFVGTTFVGILYVKLATAGANGYLQCFKIAGLLCLIGAIWFILGYKSLGEVGKRPFAEGEVKHEEKPKEKRPLQKYEVRRVYSIIIISLLSVIFWTFWYLTYVILYDYMPKFVDTKLGSFTVPTSWLDSVNGLCCIILGPILGALWYKLSKRPQGDWSLYKKASIALLLLGATFGILALTEFTRGVGAPESQKASILWVILFFVVLSIAEMFFSPLGASFVSKYSPKSILSIMMAVWIVATFGAAKGYGILYEYIADIPTVKLSLSIGAFCLIVAVLIFVFEKKLASLVELREGETLVED, encoded by the coding sequence ATGTCTGAAGTTGCGGTTAAAAAAGGAAAACCGTGGAGTTTTTATATGAGCTCTATTACGTTCTCATTTGAACGTGCCGCTTACTATTCATCGCGTTGGCTATTATTTACATATGTAACCGTAGCCGTAATATCTGGAGGAATGGGAGAAAGCGGTTTAGGGTTAGGTAAAGTTGAAGGTGCGGCAATGCAATCCAATATTGTTGCCTTTACTTATTTAGCACCTGTGTTGTTCGGTTTTATCGCCGATAGGTTTTTGGGAGCGAGATATTTGATTCCGGTAGGATTATTATTAATGGCTCTTGGCTATGGATATGCAGGTTACGTCGGAACATACTCAGCAATGTGGGTTATGATTGTCTTGGTATCAATCGGTACAGGTTTCTTTAAAGGGAATATTCAAGCGTTAGTAGGTCGTATTTTTGATGGTGATCAATCTCGTAAAGACGATGCGTTTTCAACGATGTATTCATTTATTAATATCGGATCGTTTGTAGGAACTACGTTTGTAGGAATATTGTATGTTAAATTAGCTACAGCGGGAGCTAACGGATACTTACAATGTTTTAAAATAGCAGGGTTACTTTGCCTGATAGGTGCGATTTGGTTTATTTTAGGATATAAATCTCTTGGTGAAGTAGGGAAACGTCCTTTTGCTGAAGGTGAAGTTAAACACGAGGAAAAACCTAAAGAGAAAAGACCGTTACAAAAATACGAAGTTCGTCGCGTATATTCAATTATTATTATTTCATTGCTATCAGTTATCTTTTGGACTTTCTGGTACCTAACTTATGTAATTCTTTATGATTATATGCCTAAATTTGTTGATACTAAATTAGGAAGTTTCACAGTTCCTACTTCATGGCTGGATTCTGTTAATGGACTATGTTGTATTATTCTGGGGCCTATTTTGGGTGCGTTATGGTACAAACTTTCTAAACGTCCGCAAGGAGACTGGAGCTTATATAAAAAAGCATCAATTGCTTTATTATTGCTAGGTGCGACTTTTGGTATTTTAGCATTAACAGAATTTACTCGTGGAGTAGGGGCTCCTGAAAGCCAAAAAGCAAGCATACTATGGGTTATCTTATTCTTCGTAGTACTAAGTATTGCTGAAATGTTCTTCTCTCCACTAGGAGCATCATTTGTTTCTAAATATTCGCCTAAGAGTATCTTATCAATAATGATGGCAGTTTGGATTGTAGCAACATTTGGAGCAGCTAAAGGGTATGGTATATTATATGAATATATCGCGGATATCCCAACTGTAAAATTATCATTAAGTATTGGTGCGTTCTGTTTAATAGTTGCAGTATTAATATTTGTTTTTGAGAAAAAACTTGCTAGCCTTGTAGAATTAAGAGAAGGCGAAACTTTAGTAGAAGATTAA
- a CDS encoding M24 family metallopeptidase — MKLSRTNKILSKMKEQGISQALVSDPYSIFYLTGFLENPGERFFAVLLDENGDHKLFLNILFPLDKDLGLDIVSISDTDDIISIVADHIKAGTKLGIDKIFPARFLLPLMDKLPDNKFVDVSLLVDTTRMLKDEEEKELMRISSELNDRACQFVIDNITETTSEKDMVKKLLAYYEEIGVEGTSFPPIIAYGDNGANPHGLPGDRLPKPGESIIVDIGGIKDKYCSDMTRTVFFKQPTPEDKEVFEIVLEAVKRGTELVKPGVRLCDIDAACRDYITEKGYGEYFTHRTGHQIGLEDHEYGDVSSTNEMVCEPGMIFSIEPGIYLPGRMGVRIEDLVLVTEDGVEVLNKLNKEFVVIGED, encoded by the coding sequence ATGAAACTTTCAAGAACTAATAAGATTCTATCTAAAATGAAAGAACAAGGCATTTCACAAGCACTTGTTAGCGATCCTTATTCTATTTTTTATCTAACAGGATTTTTAGAAAATCCGGGGGAAAGATTTTTTGCTGTTTTATTAGATGAAAATGGGGATCACAAATTGTTTTTAAATATCCTGTTCCCGCTGGATAAAGATTTAGGCTTGGATATAGTAAGCATTTCAGATACCGATGATATTATCAGTATCGTTGCCGATCATATAAAAGCCGGTACTAAATTAGGAATAGATAAAATTTTCCCTGCTCGTTTCTTATTACCGCTAATGGATAAACTTCCGGATAATAAATTTGTTGATGTATCTCTTCTTGTTGATACTACTCGTATGCTTAAAGACGAAGAAGAAAAAGAATTAATGCGAATTTCTTCTGAATTAAATGATAGAGCTTGTCAGTTTGTTATCGACAACATTACTGAAACTACTTCTGAAAAAGACATGGTTAAAAAACTGCTTGCTTATTACGAAGAAATCGGTGTTGAAGGAACATCATTCCCACCTATTATAGCTTATGGTGATAATGGAGCTAATCCGCACGGTTTGCCTGGTGACAGACTTCCAAAACCGGGGGAATCTATTATTGTCGATATTGGCGGAATTAAAGATAAATACTGCTCAGATATGACTCGTACTGTGTTCTTTAAACAACCGACACCGGAAGATAAAGAAGTATTTGAAATTGTTCTTGAAGCAGTAAAACGTGGTACAGAATTGGTTAAACCCGGAGTTAGATTATGTGACATCGACGCCGCTTGTCGTGACTATATTACTGAAAAAGGTTACGGAGAATACTTCACTCACCGTACCGGTCACCAAATCGGTCTTGAAGATCACGAATACGGCGATGTATCAAGTACAAACGAAATGGTTTGTGAACCGGGTATGATTTTCTCTATCGAACCCGGCATCTACCTACCCGGACGTATGGGAGTTCGTATCGAAGACTTAGTTCTTGTTACTGAGGACGGTGTTGAAGTCTTAAATAAATTAAACAAAGAATTTGTAGTTATTGGAGAAGATTAA
- the pip gene encoding prolyl aminopeptidase: protein MAELRVFYPEIKENFSKFLKVDDTHTIYYEESGNPNGVPVVFFHGGPGCGTSPTCRRYFDPEFYRIILFDQRGSGKSTPHACLKDNDTWHIIEDIEKIRKELNIDKWLVFGGSWGSTLALCYAIKHPECVTGLVLRGIFLGRREDIVWIYEKGGASNVHPEVFERYESIIPQEERHDMIRAYYKRLTSDDKKTREVAAKEWSMWEGNLVTLYPDPNLEQSFGEINYSISMATIECHFWMNNMFWEDDNWILNNVDVIKDIPTWIAHGRYDMDCRVVGAYELSKKLNNCNLDIVISGHSSGEPAIVDSLIRATDKFREVLK, encoded by the coding sequence ATGGCTGAACTTAGAGTATTTTATCCTGAAATAAAAGAGAATTTCTCAAAATTTTTAAAAGTAGACGATACGCATACAATTTATTATGAAGAAAGTGGGAATCCGAACGGAGTACCGGTAGTATTTTTCCATGGAGGACCCGGCTGTGGGACATCGCCTACATGTAGACGATATTTTGATCCGGAGTTTTATCGAATTATATTATTTGACCAACGTGGAAGTGGGAAATCAACACCGCATGCTTGTTTAAAAGATAACGATACGTGGCATATAATCGAAGATATTGAAAAAATCAGAAAAGAATTGAATATAGATAAGTGGTTGGTTTTTGGCGGAAGTTGGGGCTCTACACTGGCATTATGTTATGCTATTAAACATCCGGAGTGTGTGACAGGGTTAGTGCTTCGTGGTATTTTCTTGGGACGTCGTGAAGATATAGTGTGGATTTACGAAAAAGGAGGAGCCAGCAACGTTCATCCAGAAGTGTTTGAACGTTATGAAAGCATTATTCCGCAAGAAGAACGTCATGACATGATCCGTGCATATTACAAACGTTTAACAAGTGATGATAAAAAAACACGTGAAGTAGCTGCAAAAGAATGGAGTATGTGGGAAGGTAATTTGGTAACGTTGTATCCGGATCCTAATTTGGAACAAAGTTTTGGTGAGATAAATTATTCTATTTCAATGGCAACTATTGAATGTCATTTTTGGATGAACAATATGTTCTGGGAAGATGATAATTGGATTTTAAATAATGTTGATGTAATTAAAGATATTCCAACATGGATTGCTCATGGCCGTTATGATATGGATTGTCGTGTTGTTGGTGCTTATGAGTTAAGTAAAAAATTAAATAATTGTAATTTAGATATAGTAATATCAGGACATTCATCAGGAGAACCGGCTATTGTTGATTCGCTGATAAGAGCTACTGATAAATTCAGAGAAGTTTTAAAATAG